The Gloeobacter morelensis MG652769 genome contains the following window.
TGCCGTCGGCGCGCAGGCCCTCGAACATGTTGATAAGCGGAATGTACGTCTCGGTGATGGCCTCGTAGAGCCACTCTTCCTCCAGGACGTAGTCGCTTTCCGGATGGCGCACGAAGGGCAGGTGGGCGTGCAGAACAAGTGCCAGATAACCCAGGGGCATGGCGGAACCTCGAAGTAAATTGTCAAAAGTCAGCGGGTGGCCGGGGCGCGGTTCGCCGCGCCCCGATGGGTGAAGCGCTTAGTACGCTTCGATTTTCATCTCGGCTTTGGTGTTGGTGTTGCGCAGAGGCGTCTGGCGCATAAAGCGCATCGTGATCGCCCGGCGCTGCTCACCGTCCACCGCCACCGCCTCGATTGGGAAGTTCATCAGCCCGTCGGGGAAAGCGTACTGGAAGCGGAAGGTGCCGTCGGGGGCGAGATCAATGCGCTGGCCGCCGATGGTGACCGAGGCGTCCGGTTCGGTGGCGCCGTAGATAATCAGCTCGGCGTCGGCCACCAGCCAGAAGCCGCGGGCGCGGCCGGGCGGCACCGAGGCGCCGGAGAAGAGGGCGCCGGAGAAGAGCGCTCCGGAGAACAAACCGAGCCCCGAGGGGGTAATAAACGAACTGATCGCCATCTCCGAGAGCGGCACCTGCTGGTGGGAGCCGAACAGCGAACCGGTCACCGCCGCTTCCATACCGCCTGCGTACTCGAAGAGCGCCTCGTGGGGCGTCAGGCCGTAGCCGCGGGTGAGGCCGCCGCCCTGCAGTGCCGGGGCCGCCGCATAAGGAGGCACCAGCGTGTAGACGGTCTTGCCCTTGAGATCCATCTCAAAGGGAATGGTGACAAACCGGTCGTCGATCCAGTCGGATGGGTACATCGGTGGAATGCGCACCGAAGCCGAGCGCGCCGCCACCAGCCAGCGCCCGTCGCCGGTGCGATAACCGATGTCGGTTACAAAGTCGCGGTCGCTGATCGGAATTGGAATGTACCACTCGCGCGCCAGTTCGTCGCAGGGAAATTCCTGAACGCTGTGGCTGTTGTAGCCGTTGAAGCTGATATCGGTGACGTCGTACAGGCGCAAAGAAAGCTGCTGGCCGCCCTGGCGGCGCAGCTCCTCGCGGTGCTCGTTGGGCACATCCCAGTAGACGTAGGCCCACTGCGGGTCGCGGGGCAAAATCACAACGCGGCTCTCGCCGTAGCCGCCGGGGAGATCCCCGAGATCTGCGTCGATATCCGAAAGGTCTTCGATTGCCATCTCCGACGCGCCAACGCGAAACTTGCTGTCTTCCACTTCTGCCTGGGCCTCCAAACCGCGAGTACGTCTGCCTGTTTGTTGCTGCAATTGCGCTTCGTGAATCGCCTCTAGCAGTTCCGTCTTTGTCATGCGGCTGTAGCGCGAAACTTTATACTGCTGGGCTACCGCCCGCAGCTGCCGGAGGGTCATCTCTTCGAGGGACCACTGCTCATTCGGGGACATAGCAAACTCCCTAGCTGCGCAAAACCGTCACTTGCGAGCGCGCAAGGGCTCCAGGAGGAACCGCTGACGGGGTGATCCCGATGGGGATCGAGGTTTGGTTCTATAGTGCCAGGCATTTGTACTTAGATCAAGTCTTTGATCCCGTCGGGGATCACGACCGGTCCTGCCGCTGGCGTAGGATGGATCGGTGCGCTTGTACTTTGCTATCTATGCCTTACCAGGAGATTTCCGTCGCCGAACTCCAGCGCAAACTCGCTTCGCAGGCCGAAAGCATCCAGTTTGTCGATGTGCGCGAACCGGAAGAATTAGAGCAATCGCGGCTCGACGGCTTCATCCACCTGCCGCTGAGCCAAGCTCAGGAGTGGTCGGTGCGCCTCGGCGAGCTTCTCGATCCGCAAAAGGAGATCGTGGTGCTGTGCCACCACGGCATGCGCTCCGCCGACCTGTGCTCGTTTTTGTTGCGCCGCGGCTACGAGAACGTCAAGAACGTCCAGGGCGGCATCCACGCCTACTCGCTGTACGTCGATCCGAGCGTGCCGCGCTATTTGTAGGAGCGCCTCGAGCTTGCTCCATACTGGCGTCAGTGTCCAAAGGTGCCAGCGTTGGGCTGGGAGCGCTCTACCGGCACCGCAACCGGTCCAGGTCGACCTCCTGCAGCCGTTCGCCCTGGGAGCCCGGGTCGCGCTGCATAACGCCGGTGCGCACGTGGTAGGCGCCGCTGGTGCCGGGGGCGTGCTCGAACAGGCCGCCGGTGCGCTTTTTGCCGGTCCAGCCCGCTGCTTTGAGCACCACGGTGCGCTGGCGGATCGCCGCCTGGCCGGGTTTGACGCTGGTGATTTCGACAACATCTTCCAGAAGTGCTCCGCGGCTATCTTTGAGGCGCTCGGTAAAGGCGAAGCGATCGGAAGTGTGGCGGGTCACCTGCCAGCAGACGCGCTCTAGCTTCTCGCCGTCGTCGTAATGGGTGTAGTAGCGCGGCGAAAGGTCGCCGGGCAGGGCCAGTTCTTCTTTGCGGTAGCGGCCCAGGTTTCGAAAGCCCTTTTCTTCGACAATGATCGATGTGTAGCGCCAGGTACCGCGCACCCACTCGGGGATCACTTTTTCGATGCCCAGTTGCAAAGCGGGCGGCGAGGCGGTGGGCGGTTCGCTCAATTCGGTATCGGCGGTGCTGTCGAGGGTCTGGGCACCTGCCCGGATAGCGAAGACCAGCAGCCATCCAGCCGCGATGAGTAGACTTTTGCTTGGCTTGTGCAGCGGGAGCATAGAAGGCATCGGTGGTGATCCTGCAGGCGGAGGGGGGCCTCTATTCTATGCGCTAGGATGATTGCCATCTGTATGAACACGCAGCCGCCGCGGCGAAAGGCGGGAGACGGCGATGCAGGACTTGGGCGGACGGGTAGTGGCGGTAGCGGCAGCTGTAGGATTGTTCTGGGCAGGTGTGGGACCGCTGCAGGCCGCCCCGGACGCCCAGCTGCAAAAGGCCGTCATCCAGAGTGGACTCGCAGGGGAGCGGGTACGGTTGTCGCGCGCGCGGGAATTGCTCACCATCGAGACAGGGCAATTATATACAGATAGCAATCAATTGAAGCTGGTGCTGGTGGGGTTGGCCAATCTGGTGGGTTCTCGGGACAAACAGATTACACAGGTAAAGTTGCGCGCTCAACTGCTCGGTGAGGAGCGACCGGTCGAAGCGACGGTGCCGGTGAGTCTGGCAGGCCGGATCCGGCGGCAGAGCAGCCCGGCCGGGCTCAAAAACATTGCCCTTGCCCCTTTTTCCGGAGATCTAAGTGCGCTTGCGAGCGAGCCTGCGGCTAAGCCGCGACCGGCCATCAGCACTGCCCAGAGCGCCCGGCCCCACCTGCCGGTCATTGGCGAGCCGCTGATGGCCGGTCAACCGGTGGCGGACGCCGGACGGGGTGACGAGAGCCAACTGGTGCACGCGGGCAACGCGATGCTCGTGCGCCTGGATCAGGAGGTTTCTTTAGCGTCCAGTCCGTCGGTAGCGATCAGCGCCGTGGTGGATCAGCCGGTGGTGGGGGCGCGCGGCACGATCGTCATCCCGCGTGGCAGCCGCGTGCACGGGGCGGTCGAGAAGGCCGACGGCGGGGCGCAACTGGTGATCCGCGAACTGGAAATCGACGGGAGCCGCTATGCAATCGCCGCCGCTTCAGCAGTAATCTACACGCCCCTATCTGGTGGAAGCACGAGCCCTGTGGCCCATCCGAGCGTGATGGCGGGTTACGGCGGTTTTCTGGTGGGAGGACCCATCGGCGGCCTGCTCGGGGTGCTGCTGGGGGGTCTGGCTGGTCCCGCCGCCGCCCCGCCGCGCGTCTACGGAGTCCCGGCCGGACCGCTCACGGTGCGCCTTACGGAAGATTTGAGAACAGACCTGCCCTAACGACATTGCCAGAAAAGTGTGCTCATCTATGCACTTTACCGCTGTCCTGCGCCAGTATTGCCGCCACCGTAAAGTACAATGAAGCCAGTGAAACAGCACCAACTCAGTGCGGTATCTGTGCGAGTCCGCAGTGCGAAACGTCCAGCATCCGCAGGGAAATAGGCAGGATGACCAGCAGAGCTATCTACATGGACAACAATGCCACCACCCCGGTCGACCCGGTGGTGCTGGAGGCGATGTTGCCGTACTTTACTGAAAAATTCGGCAACGCGGCCAGCCGCAACCACGCCTACGGCTGGGAAGCGGAGGAGGCGGTCGAAAACGCCCGCGCCCAGATCGCGGCGGCGGTGGGAGCCGACCCCAAAGAGATCATCTTCACCAGCGGTGCTACCGAATCGAACAACCTCGCCCTCAAGGGCGTGGCTGAGATGTACCGCGAGAAAGGCAACCACATCATCACCGTCGTCACCGAGCACAAGTGCGTCCTAGATAGCGCCAAATACCTCGAACGGCACGGCTGTCGTGTCACCTACCTGCCGGTCAAGCCCGACGGTTTGGTAGATCTAGCCGAGTTGGAAGCGGCAATTACCGCCGAGACTGTCTTGATCTCGGTGATGTTCGCCAACAACGAAATCGGCGTCATCCAGCCCGTCGCCGAAATCGCCAGGATTGCCAGGTTCCATGGCGTGCTCTTTCACACCGACGCCGCCCAGGCACTGGGCAAGGTGCCCATCGACGTGCAGGCTGTGGGTATCGATTTGATGTCGATGTCGGGCCACAAGCTCTATGGCCCCAAGGGCATTGGTGCTTTGTACGTGCGGCGCAAGAACCCGCGCGTGCGCCTCGAAGCGCAGTTGCACGGCGGCGGCCACGAGCGGGGCATGCGCTCCGGTACCCTCTATGTGCCGCTCATCGTCGGCATGGGTGCTGCGGCTGAGCGGGCAACTCAAAATCTTGAAGCAGAGGCGACCCGCACCCGCAAACTGCGCGAGCGGCTTTTGGAGCAGATTACCAGCCGGTTGAGCGAAGTCTACGTCAACGGCTCGCTAGAACATCGCCTGTCCGGCAACCTCAACTTGAGTTTCGCTTTCGTCGAAGGGGAGGCGCTGCTGATGGGTCTCAACGATACGGTGGCGCTCTCCTCGGGGTCGGCATGCACCTCGGCGTCGCTGGAGCCCAGTTACGTGCTCAAGGCGCTGGGGGTGGGCGACGAATTGGCCCACTCCTCGCTGCGCTTCGGGATCGGCCGCTTCAATACTGAAGAGGACATCGACCGTACCAGCGCCAAGATCGTCGAGGTGGTCAACCGCCTGCGCCAGATGTCACCCTTGTGGGAGATGCACCAGCAGGGCATCGACCTGCAGCGGGTGGCCTGGACCGCCCACTGACTTTCTTTTGCCCACCGCACACCCTGAGCGGACTGCCGTCGCCGACTGCCAGGCCGAACAATCCAAAACCCTACCCACCCAGGAATGACACCATGACCACCAGCATCGACACCGCTCCGGCCCGTCGCCTTCCGCGCCGGGGCATCCAGATGACCGAAAGCGCCCTCGCCGAGGTGATGCGCCTGCGCGAGCGCCGCGGCGGCGATCTGATGCTGCGCGTCGGCGTCAAAGGCGGCGGTTGCTCGGGCCTCAGCTACACGATGGACTTCGAAGAAGCATCCAACGTCACCGCCCACGACGAGGTCTTCGACCACAGCGGCTTTAAAGTTGTCTCCGACAAAAAGAGTCTGTTGTTTCTCTACGGGCTGGTGCTCGATTACAGCGACGAATTGTTGGGCGGCGGCTTCAAGTTCAACAACCCCAACGCCGAGCGCTCCTGCTCCTGCGGCAGTTCCTTCTCGGCCTAGCGGCGCACCGCCCCATGGGCAGTACCACCCGGCTGTTTCTCGACCCGGTTCAGTTTAGTGCTGATACCGCCCGGCTCGACCCAGCCCAGTCGCATTACCTCAGGCAGGTACTGCGGCTGCGGGACGGAGCAAGCTGCATCATCGGCGACGGTCTGGGCAACACCTGGCAGGCGACGCTTGCGGGCAACACCGCCCGGCTCGGCCCGCTTTTGCCCCGAACGGGCGAATTGCCCCTGCCGGTCACTATCGCCTGCGCGGTTCCCAAGGGCGATCGCTGGGACTGGCTATTACAGAAGTCTACAGAGCTGGGGGCAGACCGGATTGTGCCGCTGGTGTGCGAGCGCTCGGTGGTGCAGCCGGATGCCAAGCGGCGCGTGCGCTGGCAGGCGATCGTCCGCGAAGCCGCGGAGCAGTCGGAGCGCGCCGTGCTGCCCGTCGTCGAGCTACCGGCCTTGTTCGGTGTATTCCTGAAGCACCCTGCCCGGGGTACCCGGCTTATCTGCACCGCCCGCGGTGTGCGGCCGTCTTTGTTGAATTTTTTGCCGACTACCGCCCTGACGTTGCTATTTGGTCCGGAAGGGGGGTTTAGCGAGAGCGAAGTGGCCGCAGCCACCGACGTCGGCTACCAGGTATGCAGCCTGGGCAGCCGCATTCTGCGCACCGAGACCGCGCCGTTGCTCGCCCTCGGTTGGATTGCCGCCTGGTATGAAGGGAAGCCTGAGGACACTTGACGCTCCCTGGCGCAGATGCCACGATCGAATTACAAGATGTTACGCACAAGCCGCCGAGGATGCCATGCTTGTCCCTTTCGACCCTTCGCAATTTGAATCCGAGTCGGCCACCGGCGAACGGCCGCAGGATAACAAACTCGTCCATTACCTGCGCATGCAGCCGCCCGAGTTGCTTTCGCAGATCGCCCAATCCGTCACCCCAGACGTGCACCAGATGATCGCAGGCAATATCCAGGGGCTGATGGGTAGCCTGCCGAGCAGCCAGTTCAATGTTCAAGTCAGCACCAACCGCGACAACCTCTCGGCTTTGCTCGCCTCGGCGATGATGACCGGCTATTTTCTGCGCAACGTCGAGCAGCGCATGGAACTGGAAGGCCGCCTGAATGCCGCCCTTGGCGGCGAGGACTGAGCACGTCCGTCGCTGCCATCGCAGCCGATGCCTCACACCGCAAAAGCACGGGTGAGGCATTTTGCTATGTTGCTGAGTAACGGTCCCAACGCGGAATCAGGATAACAAATCCCGAGAGGCTCTGGGGGTAGATATACGCATGCGCTGCAGACAAAATTTCGCGAACAACTTGGTGGCGGCATGAAACCCTTACCCCCGCAGCCGGAGGTCTATGCTAAATTCCCACAAGCAGTGTTCGCCGGTACGGCATGCCGTTTACTACCCGAACAAAAGGGACTTGTAGCGCGCTTAGAGGACGCTGGTTTCTTTTTCATTTAGTGAAGGGTATTCGTCTTCATCGGTCGAAAGCAGCGTCGAACCCTTCGCCCAAGTGAGCAACGAAATCAAAAACGACTGGTAGCCAACGTGGCGCCTTTGGGCTTCGTCCTTAAGCCACTTAAGCAGCTCTCCGGGCATCCGGATGCTGATGAGAAAGCGTTCGTCAGTCTTCGCCGCTTCAAGGGTTTCATCGAGACTGGTGCGCGGCTTGTAGGCAAAACGTTTCCACACGTGGCGGTAACGATAAATAGTGCTCACCGAGAGCTGGGTCTCGGAGGCGAGTTCGCGCACCAACTGGCTACTTTGCATCGGCAGCGCATTCTTTTTATGCAGCGCCTTCAATGCCAACTCGATCTTCTCCTGGTTTTCCATATCTACTGGTTTCCCTCCGGGATCATGGCTTGCTGTTGCAAACTATACATCAAACATAGCTAAGTTCCCGGGGAAGTGGGAGGCGATTTTTTGACTTTT
Protein-coding sequences here:
- a CDS encoding DUF4912 domain-containing protein, with amino-acid sequence MSPNEQWSLEEMTLRQLRAVAQQYKVSRYSRMTKTELLEAIHEAQLQQQTGRRTRGLEAQAEVEDSKFRVGASEMAIEDLSDIDADLGDLPGGYGESRVVILPRDPQWAYVYWDVPNEHREELRRQGGQQLSLRLYDVTDISFNGYNSHSVQEFPCDELAREWYIPIPISDRDFVTDIGYRTGDGRWLVAARSASVRIPPMYPSDWIDDRFVTIPFEMDLKGKTVYTLVPPYAAAPALQGGGLTRGYGLTPHEALFEYAGGMEAAVTGSLFGSHQQVPLSEMAISSFITPSGLGLFSGALFSGALFSGASVPPGRARGFWLVADAELIIYGATEPDASVTIGGQRIDLAPDGTFRFQYAFPDGLMNFPIEAVAVDGEQRRAITMRFMRQTPLRNTNTKAEMKIEAY
- a CDS encoding rhodanese-like domain-containing protein gives rise to the protein MPYQEISVAELQRKLASQAESIQFVDVREPEELEQSRLDGFIHLPLSQAQEWSVRLGELLDPQKEIVVLCHHGMRSADLCSFLLRRGYENVKNVQGGIHAYSLYVDPSVPRYL
- a CDS encoding IscS subfamily cysteine desulfurase translates to MTSRAIYMDNNATTPVDPVVLEAMLPYFTEKFGNAASRNHAYGWEAEEAVENARAQIAAAVGADPKEIIFTSGATESNNLALKGVAEMYREKGNHIITVVTEHKCVLDSAKYLERHGCRVTYLPVKPDGLVDLAELEAAITAETVLISVMFANNEIGVIQPVAEIARIARFHGVLFHTDAAQALGKVPIDVQAVGIDLMSMSGHKLYGPKGIGALYVRRKNPRVRLEAQLHGGGHERGMRSGTLYVPLIVGMGAAAERATQNLEAEATRTRKLRERLLEQITSRLSEVYVNGSLEHRLSGNLNLSFAFVEGEALLMGLNDTVALSSGSACTSASLEPSYVLKALGVGDELAHSSLRFGIGRFNTEEDIDRTSAKIVEVVNRLRQMSPLWEMHQQGIDLQRVAWTAH
- a CDS encoding HesB/IscA family protein, encoding MTTSIDTAPARRLPRRGIQMTESALAEVMRLRERRGGDLMLRVGVKGGGCSGLSYTMDFEEASNVTAHDEVFDHSGFKVVSDKKSLLFLYGLVLDYSDELLGGGFKFNNPNAERSCSCGSSFSA
- a CDS encoding RsmE family RNA methyltransferase, whose product is MGSTTRLFLDPVQFSADTARLDPAQSHYLRQVLRLRDGASCIIGDGLGNTWQATLAGNTARLGPLLPRTGELPLPVTIACAVPKGDRWDWLLQKSTELGADRIVPLVCERSVVQPDAKRRVRWQAIVREAAEQSERAVLPVVELPALFGVFLKHPARGTRLICTARGVRPSLLNFLPTTALTLLFGPEGGFSESEVAAATDVGYQVCSLGSRILRTETAPLLALGWIAAWYEGKPEDT
- a CDS encoding DUF760 domain-containing protein; this translates as MLVPFDPSQFESESATGERPQDNKLVHYLRMQPPELLSQIAQSVTPDVHQMIAGNIQGLMGSLPSSQFNVQVSTNRDNLSALLASAMMTGYFLRNVEQRMELEGRLNAALGGED